In Beutenbergia cavernae DSM 12333, the DNA window CGGCGGCCGCACCGGCCTCGGCCTCCTCCTGACCACCCAGCGCGACCGCTCCGACGCGTCCGGGATGTTCGCCACCCTCCTCGTGCTGTGCGCGCTCGCCATGAGCCTGTACGGCCTCGTCCGCCTGCTCGAGCACCGACTGGAGATCACCTCATGACCCGCTCCCTCACGTCCCGCCCGCTCCGCTCGGCTCTCGGCGCAGCCGTGGTCGCCGTGCCCCTCGTGCTGGCGGCCTGCGGCTCGACGGCGCCGGGGGAGGAGGGCACGCCGTCGTCCGCCGCACCCGACCTCGGCGCCCTGACCATCGGCCTGACCTACACCCCGAACGTGCAGTTCGCGCCGTTCTACGTCGCCGCCGAGAACGGCTACTACGACGAGGCCGGGCTCGACGTGGAGCTGCGCCACCACGGCCCGTCGGAGTCGCTCTTCGGTGCGCTCGAGGCGGGGGAGGAGGACCTCGTCGTCGCGGGCGGCGACGAGATCCTCCAGGCGCGGTCCCAGGGGGTCGAGGCCGTGTCGGTGGCGACGCTGTACCAGACCTACCCGGTCGCGCTCCTCGTCGCGGACGACGCCCCGGTGACCGGACCGGACGACCTGGCGGGCGCCGTCGTCGGCACCCCCGGGCCGTACGGCGAGACGTACTTCGGCCTCCTCGCCCTGCTGGACGCGGCCGGGCTCGCGCAGGACGACGTCCAGGTGGAGTTCATCGGCTACACGCAGCAGGCGGCCCTCACCACCGGCGCCGTCGACGGCGTCATGGGCTACGTCAACAACGACGCCGTCCAGCTGGAGCGTTCCGGTGTCGCCATCCGGACGATCCCGCTCGGCGACGTCCCGCTGGTCGGCATCGGGCTCGGCGCCCGCGACGACGTCGTGGCCGAGCGCCCGGACGCCGTGCGCGCGTTCCTCGACGCCACGCTCCGCGGACTGGCCGACGTCGTCGCGGATCCCGAGGCCGCCGTCGAGCTCTCCGCCGAGCACATCCCCGGGATGACGGCGTCCGCCCAGGAGGACGCGCTGGCCACGCTCGAGGCCACGATCCCGCTGTACGGCGACGCGAGCGGCCGCGCCGACCTCGAGACGTGGACCGCGATGGTCGAGTTCATGGCGAGTCGCGACCTCCTCGAGGGCGAGGTCGACGTGGCGGACGCCGTCACGAACGACCTGCTGCCCTGAGACGCCGAGCGGGGGCGCGGCAGCGAGTCGTTACGCTGACCCGCGTGAAGACGTTCGACGAGCTGTACGCGGAGCTGACCGAGAAGGCGCGCACCCGCCCCGCCGGCTCGCGCACCGTCGCGGAGCTCGACGCCGGCGTGCACGCGATCGGCAAGAAGGTGCTCGAGGAGGCCGCCGAGGCGTGGATGGCGGCCGAGCACGAGAGCGACGAGGCCACGGCCGAGGAGATCTCGCAGCTGCTGTACCACGCGCAGGTGCTGATGATCGCGCGCGGGATCGACCTGCAGGCCGTGTACCGACATCTCTGAGGCCCACCCTCAGCCGTCGTCACGCCGCCACCCGAAGAGAAGGCCACCCGTGCTCCGCATCGCCGTCCCGAACAAGGGATCCCTGTCCGAACCCGCCGCCGAGATGCTCGCTGAGGCCGGCTACCGCCAGCGTCGCGACTCCCGCGAGCTGGTGCTGCCCGACCCGGAGAACGACGTCGAGTTCTTCTTCCTGCGCCCGCGGGACATCGCCGTCTACGTCGGCTCCGGCACCGTCGACGCCGGCATCACGGGGCGTGACCTGCTCATCGACTCCGGGGTCGAGGCGGTCGAGCACCGCCGGCTGGGCTTCGCCCGGTCGACGTTCCACTTCGCGGCCCCGCCGGACGACATCACGTCCGTGCCCGAGCTCGCCGGCCGGCGGATCGCGACGTCGTACCCGGTGCTCGTGTCCGGCTACCTGGAGCGGCACGGTGTCAGCGCTGAGGTGGTGCGCCTCGACGGCGCGATCGAGTCCACCGTCCGGCTGGGGGTGGCCGACGCCGTGGCCGACGTCGTCGAGACCGGGACCACGTTGCGCGCCGCCGGCCTGGCGACGTTCGGCGAGCCGATCCTCGTCTCCGAGGCCGTGCTCATCCGCCCGTCGGGCGAGCCGCGCCCGGGGCTGGACATCCTCGACCGGAGGCTCCAAGGGGTCATCACGGCGCGCGAGTACGTCCTCATGGACTACGACGTCCCGGTGGAGCGGGTGGAGCGCGCCATCCGGATCACCCCCGGCCTCGAGTCGCCGACGGTGTCGCCGCTGCACGACCGCGGCTGGGTCGCTGTCCGCGCGATGGTGCGCCGCTCGCAGACTCATCGGGTCATGGACGACCTCTACGACGTCGGCGCGCGCGCCATCCTCGTCACGACCATCCACGCGACGCGGCTGTAGCGCCCGGACGGACCGATGGACGCCAGAGGAGACCTGTACGCGCCGTTCGCGCCGCGGACGGCGCGGATCGTGGCGGCGGTGCTGCTCGTCGTCGTCGCCGCCGCGTGCCTCGCGCTGGTCGCGTTCCTGCCGTCGACGGCGGCGCAGGCGGTGACGACCGCCGACCGCGCGGGGTTCGTGGTGTTTGCCGCGCTCCTCGGGGCGATCCTGGTGCGCCAGGCGATGGTGCGGGCGGTGCCCGACGACGAGGGGCTCACCGTGCGCAACCTGTTCCTCACGCGCCGCGTGTCCTGGACCGAGATCGTGTCGGTCCGGTTCGGCGGCGGCCGCGCCTGGGCGCAGCTCGACCTCGACGACGGCGAGACGCTCGCCGTGATGGCGATCCAGGGCGCCGACGGCGCACGCGGTCTCGCCGAGTCGCGCCGGCTCGCGGCGCTCGTCGCGCGTCACGAACCGCGCCCACCGGACTGACCCTCCGCGAGAGGTTCGTGGCCCCTCCGCGAGAGGTTCGTGGCAGCCTCAGCCGGCGGTCGTCGCCGTGAACGAGCCGCGCCACGGCCGCGGCGTGACGACGTCGAGCGGCACCGGCGCGTAGACGTGCGGGTAGCGCTCGCTCGTCGGATCCGCGGGGTCGCCGGGTTCGACGACGACGGCGGCGCGGGCGGCGAGCGCGTCGGCGTCGACCTCGAGCAGCACGAGGTCGTCGGCGTCCGCATAGAACGCGCGCGCGATGCCGTCGACCTGGTCGGCGTGCGAGCAGTGCACGAATCCGACGTCGTCGAACCGCGCGCCGCGCGTGGGGACGTCGTAGGTGCCGCGCGCCTGCGCCGCGTCCCAGTCGTCGGCGAGCGCCAGGTGCCACACGCTCCCGGTGGCGGGCGCGAGCAGCCGGACAGCCCACCGCCCGGCGGCGGCCGCCGCGAGGAACGGCGCGGCGTCGTCGTCGAGCCCCCGGCCCATCGTGGAGAGCCGGACGGGTGCCTCGCGCAGCGCCGGGAGGAGGTCGGCGCACGCCGCGCGGACGAGGCGGTGGCGCCCGCCCGGGGCGACGAGGTCGGCCGCCTGCTCCGCGACGCGAGCGCCGAGCGGCGCGTCGAGCAGGGGCACGACGACGTCCGCCGGGGCGAGCGCGACTCGTCCGTACGCCGTGAGGGAGTGGTGGGAGACCCCGAGGTGGCGCTCCCGGGGATCGGCGCCGGAGACGCGCAGCGACGCGATCCCGCGCCCGCCCAGCACCGCTGCGGCGTTGAGGGCCTCGCCCGCCGCCACCCCGGAGAAGCCCCACCGCGTGCCGGTGCCGAGGTTCCCCGGACCCTGCGCCACCACCACGAGGTCCGCTCCGGCCACGTGCCGCGCGGCGAGCAGACCCGTGTGCGTCGTCACGGCCTCGAGGTCCCCGCCGAACGCCTGCCCCACGGTGATCGTGGCCTCCAGCCAGCCCGCGTCCCGGAGCTCGGCCACCGTCCGAGAGAACCACGCGGGCAGCGCGCCGCCGTCGGTCATCACGTAGGCGACGCGCGGCGGCGGCGCCCCCACGAGCGCCGCCTCGGCCCGAGCCCCCGCCACGATCGCGGGGAGGGCCGAGTGCAGATCGGCGACGACGACGGGCAGGCCGCCGAGGTCGTCGGCGTCGCGGAGCATCTCGTGCGCGGCGGACTCCTGCTCGTCGACGCCGAGCACCAGCGGCTGCGTGGGCGTGTACCTGGCCTTGACGAGGTGCCCCGGGCCGACGTGCGGATCTGCCGGGAGCCGGTCCGGCACGGCCGCGACGAGGGCGTACCCACCGGTGCCGAGCCCGCGGGCCAGCGCCGACGCCGTCAGGGTGACCCGGTCGCCGGTCCGCACCTCGCCCACGAGCTGGGGGTAGGCCAGCGCGCGCACGAGCGTGCCGGCCGGGAGGACGCCGGCGGCGCTCTCGTCGTCGACAGCGCCGCCGGGCGCGGAGCCGGACAGCTCGACCTCGAGCTCCTGAGCCCCCGACCACGCGCGGCCGAGGGTGCGGACGGTGCCGTCGCGCCAGATGATCACGTCGCCAACGCTAGCCTGGGCACGATGGCTACCCGGGTCGACCCAGCCGAGCGTCTGCTCGACCTCGTCATCGCGCTCGCCCACACCACGCACCGCATGACGAAGTCGCAGATCCGGCGCGTCGTGCACGGGTACGGCGAGGCCGCGTCCGACGAGGCGTTCGAGCGCATGTTCGACAGGGACAAGAGCGCACTGCGCGATCTCGGGATCCCGCTCGTCACGCAGACGGACGACGCGCACGCGGACGACGTCGGCTACCGCATCGACCTCGCCGGGTACGAGCTTCCGCCGCTGGACCTGACGCCGGCCGAGATCGGCCTGCTCTCGCTCGCGACGCAGGTCTGGCAGGACGCCCAGTTCGCCGCCGTCGCCCAGCGCGGGCTCACGAAGCTGCGCGCCGTGGCGCCGACCGCCGCGACGGACCTGACCGGCCTCGCTCTGCGCGTACGGCCGCCCGAGACGGCGTTCTCGCCCCTCCTGGAGGCGATCGAGCAGCGGTCCGCCGTGACGTTCCCGTACCGTGCGGCCGGCACGGGCCGGGAGGAGCGGCGCGAGGTCGAGCCGTGGCGCCTCGTGGCCCAGGACCACGCCTGGTACCTCCGTGCGTTCGACCGTGGCCGCGGCGCGGAGCGGATGTTCCGCCTCTCCCGCATCACCGGACCCGTGCGGCGCAGCGGGCGGGCCGGCGTCGTCGAGATCCCCGCGGGCCTGGGTGAGTCGGCGCCCGCGCGTCGGGCGGCGGGGACGGCGCGGCTCGCGCTGCGGCCCGAGCGAGCCGCCGCGCTGCGAGCCCGCGCCATCGGGCCGGTCGTCGCCGGCGGCGACCGCGACGTCGTCGAGATCCCCATGCCTGACGCCGAGGAGCTGGCCCAGGAGATCGCCGCGTTCACCGACGCCGTCGTGGTCCTCGAGCCGCTCGAGCTGCGCGACGCCGTCCTGCACCGGCTCGCCTCCGCCGCCGCGCTGGGGGAGGGTCACGATGGCTGAGACGGCGACGGACCGGCTCACGCGGCTCCTGGCGCTCATCACGTACGTCGAGGACAACCCCGGCGTGCCGGTCGCCCAGGTGGCTGACCACTTCGGCGTGAGCGAGGCGCAGGTGCTCAGCGACGTCGACACGCTGTGGGTCTCCGGCACACCCGGCTACCTGCCCGACGACCTCATCGACTTCGCCGTCGACTCGTACGAGCAGAACCTGCTGACGCTCACCGAGTCGCGTGGCATGGACCGGCCGCTGCGGCTGGGGCCGACCGAGGCCGTCGCCCTGCTGGTCGCGTTGCGCGCACTGGCCCGCGTGCCGGGGTTCGCCGGCGACGACGTCGTCGCGTCCGCCCTGGAGAAGCTCACGTCCGCCGCAGGGGAGGCGGCCTCGGCCGCCGACGCGATCGACGTCCGGCTCGGGACCCCGAACGGGTACGCCGGCGTGCAGGACACGCTGCGCGTGCTGCGGGGCGCTCTCGTGGACGGCCGGCGTGTGCACCTGCGCTATGTGTCGGCGTCGGACGCGGTCAGCGAGCGGGACGTCGACCCGCTCCAGATCGTCAGCGACGGCGACCGGTGGTTCCTGCGTGCGTGGTGTCACCGGGCCGGCGACGTACGGCACTTCCGGCTCGACCGCGTGCTCGCCGCCGACGTGCTTGACGAGCCCGTCGCCGCCCACCCCGAGGTGGGCGAGGAGCATGGGGTCGAGCCGTCGCCGTCGCCGACCGACACGACCGTCGTGCTCGAGCTCACGGCACGCAGCCGCTGGGTGGGCGAGCGGTTCGGTGGCGACGTCACCGACCTGGGCGACGGCTGGATCCGCGTGTCCCTGCGCGTCGCCGATCCGGCATGGCTGGCCGGGCTCGTGCTGGGTCTCGGCGAGGACGTCCGCCGGGTGTCGCCGCCGGACGTGGCGCGCAGCATCGCGGGCCGTGCCCGGGCCGCCCTCGAGGCGTACGAGAGCCACGGAGCCGCTGTACCGTCGGGATCGCCCGACCCGGCTGAGTAGGCTGCGACGATGCTCTGGTTCGTCGTCTGGACGGTGCTCGTCCTCGCCGCGCTCGCCGCGCTGGTGCTGGTCGGGCTCCGGCTGTGGCGGTCCGGGAAGGCGTTGCTGGCCGAGCTCGAACGGGCCAGCGAGCTGGCGGAACGGCTCGAACGGCGCCTCGCGGCGCTCGAGGAGGCGGCCCCGCAGCTCCCCGTCGAGGCCGAGATCATGCTGACGAGCGAACGTCGCGACGCGCTGCACGCCGCGCGGGCCGACATCCGTGCCGCCCGAGCGACGCGGCGCGCGATCCGCGCCGACCGGGCGTACGGGTGGTGGAACCGGATCGGGATGCTGAACCACGAACGCCGTCCCGCGCCCTCCGGTGGCGTATACACTGATCCCGACACCGCGCCTGCGGGAACTCGAAGCGGAGAGAGCGCACCATGAGAATCCAGCCCTGGCACATCCTCGTGCTGGTGGTCGTCATCCTGCTCGTCTTCGGGGCAAGCCGACTTCCGAACATCGCGCGCAACGTCGGCAAGTCCATGAAGATCATGAAGGAGGAGGTCAAGGACCTCCGCGAGGACGGCACCGACCCCAACGCCGAGGCGGCCGAGGACCCGGACAACCCGGAGGCCTCCGCCACGAACCCGCCGGCGAGCCCGCCGCAGGTCGCACCGCGTCCGGCGTCCCCGCCCCCGGTCTCGACCGACGCCCCGGGCGTGCCTTCGCCGACGACCCAGTACGACCCGCGGTCCTCCGACCGCACCGCCTAGCCCCGCGTGGCCGCTGTCGCATCCCGGGGGCGCAAGGCGAACCCTGAGGGCCGGATGGCCCTGGGTGCGCACCTGCGTGAGCTCCGGCGCCGGTTTCTGCTCATCACAGCCGGCCTCGCGGTCGGGATGGTCGTCGGCTGGGTCCTCTACCCGTACGTCTTCGACGCCATCCAGGCGCCGATCGTCGCGCAGGCGGAGGCAGGACTCGACGCCCAGCTGAACTTCGTCGGGGTCGCCTCCGCGATCGACATCAAGATCAAGGTCTCGCTCTTCGTCGGCCTCGTCGTGTCGAGCCCGTGGTGGCTGTACCAGGTCTGGGCGTTCATCATGCCCGGGCTCCGCTCGAAGGAGAAGCGCTACGCGTTCGGGTTCGTCGGCGCAGCGGTCCCGCTGTTCCTCGGCGGCACGTTCCTCGCCTGGAGCGTCCTGCCGAACGCCGTCCGCCTGCTGACGGAGTTCACGCCCGAGGGCGCGGCGAACCTCATCGACGCGTCGACGTACATCACGTTCGTCATGCAGTTCATGATCGCGTTCGGCCTTGCGTTCATCATGCCCCTGCTCATGGTTCTGCTGACGTTCATCGGGATCGTGCGAGGTCAGACGTGGGCCAAGGGCTGGCGCTGGGCTGTGGTGGGCATCTTCGCCTTCGCCGCCGTCGCCACGCCGACGCCTGACGCGATCTCCATGATCCTGCTGGCGCTGCCGATCTGTGGGCTCTACGGCATCGCACTCACCGTCTGCCTCCTGCACGACCGTCGTCGAGACCGCAGGCTGGCCGAGGAGGACGAGCTGGCGGAGGCGCCGGCCTCGGACGAGGGAGCGGCCGGGGCCGCAGAGGCGTGAGCCCACGCGGCGGGCACGACCGCCCGCGCCGCTCCGGGCAGCGTCTCGGCCTTCTCGTCAATCCCGTCGCGGGCCGCGGGAAGGCCCGACGCGCGGGACGCGGCGTCGAGGAGCTCCTCGCCGCGAGCGGGCACAGCGTGGTCGACCTGTCCGGCGCCACGCCCACCGAGGCACGCCACCGCGCCGAGTCCGCCGTGGGGTCGGGCGACGTCGACGCCCTGATCGTCGTCGGCGGTGACGGCGTGGTGAACCTCGGCGCGAACGCCGTGCTCGGCCACGACCCCCACGTGCCGCTCGGGATCGTGCCGGCCGGGAGCGGGAACGACGCCGCGCGGGGGCTGCGGATCCCCGTCGGCGACGTCGAGGCGGCCGTCGGCGTGCTGCTGGCGGCGCTCCACGCGCCGCGGGCGATCGACGCCGTCGAGGTCGAGCGGCCCACCGTCCCGGGGCGGCGCTGGTACGTCGGCGTGCTCTCGGCCGGTTTCGACGCCGCCGTCAACGAGCGGGCGAACCGGATGCGCCGGCTGCGGGGCCGGGCGCGCTACGCGGCGGCGGTCCTCGGCGAGCTGCGCCGGTTCCGCGGGTACACGTTCGCCCTCGAGGTCGACGGCGCGCGCTCGGAGCTGGCGGGCACGCTCGTCAGCGTGGCGAACGGCACGGCGATCGGCGGCGGGATGCGCATCGCCCCCGGAGCCGACCTCACCGACGGTCTGCTCGACGTCGTCACGGCCGATCGCGTCAGCCGGCGCGAGCTGCTGCGCATCTTCCCTCGCGTCTACGCGGGTACCCACGTCGACCATGACGCCGTGCACGTCGTGCACGCGCGGAGCGTCCTCCTCGACGTCGGTCCCGGGGTGAGCCCGCTCGCTCCGCCCCCGATCGCCCACGCCGACGGGGAGCCGATCGGTGCTCTTCCCCTCCGCGCGACCGTGCGTCCCGGTGCCCTGCGCGTGCTCGCGTGAGTCCTACGCTGGAGGCATGACCTCCCCGGCCGAGCGGTACGCCGCGTACCGACGCCGCGCGCAGACCGAGCGCACCGCACTGGCCGCGTTCTCCCGCGAGCTGGACTTCGATCTCGACGCCTTCCAGGTCGAGGCGTGCGAGGCCCTCGAGGCGGGCCGCGGCGTGCTCGTGGCTGCCCCGACCGGGGCTGGCAAGACCGTGGTGGGGGAGTTCGCGGTCCGGCTCGGGCTCGACGAGGGGCGCAAGTCGTTCTACACGACCCCCATCAAGGCGCTCAGCAACCAGAAGTACCTCGACCTCGTCCGCGTGCACGGCGCCGAGAACGTGGGGCTCCTCACGGGCGACGTCACGATCAACGGGGAGGCTCCGGTCGTCGTCATGACGACCGAGGTGCTCCGGAACATGATCTACGCCGGTTCGCCGACGCTCGACGGGCTTCGCTACGTGGTCATGGACGAGGTGCACTACCTCGCCGACCGGTTCCGCGGTTCCGTCTGGGAGGAGGTCATCATCCTGCTCGCGGCGGACGTGCGGCTCGTCTCGCTGTCGGCCACCGTCTCGAACGCCGAGGAGTTCGGGCAGTGGCTCGAGACCGTGCGGGGGGACACCGCCGTCGTCGTGTCGGAGCACCGCCCCGTTCCGCTCTGGCAGCACATGATGGTACGGAACGACGTCCTCGACCTGTACAGCAGCAAGGTCGACCCGACGGACCCCGGGGCGCACCCGCCCATCAACCCGGACATCCTCGAAGCCGTGCGCCGTGCCGAGCGGACCGGGAGCGGCTCGGGAGCACCGCACCGCGCCCGGCGTGGCCGTGGAGGGCGCAGCACGCGCGACGCGCGCCGCACCGGCCACCAGCAGGTGCGCCCAGCCCGGCGGCCCGTCGTCGTCGACCGCCTCGACCGAGAGGGGTTGCTCCCGGCGATCGTCTTCGTGTTCTCCCGCGCGGGCTGCGAGGACGCCGTCGCGGCGGTGGTCGGCTCGGGGATCACGCTCACCACCGAGGAGGAGCAACGGCGCATCCGGGAGATCGTCGAGGTCCGGTGCGCGGCCCTCCCGGCGGAGGATCTCGACGTCCTCGGGTTCTGGCAGTTCGCCCGCGCCCTCGAACGCGGCGTCGCCGCCCACCACGCCGGCCTCCTCCCGGTGTTCAAGGAGACGGTCGAGGCGCTGTTCAGCGCCGGGCTCGTCAAGGTGGTGTTCGCGACCGAGACCCTCGCGCTCGGCATCAACATGCCGGCCCGGTCCGTCGTCCTCGAACGGCTCGTGAAGTGGGACGGCCGCGAGCACGTCGCCGTCAGCGCGGGGGAGTACACCCAGCTCACGGGACGTGCGGGCCGACGCGGTATCGACGTCGAGGGGCACGCCGTGGTGCTGTACGCCTCCGGGACGGACCCGGTCGCCGTCGCCGGCCTCGCCTCGCGCCGGACGTACCCGCTGCGTTCCAGCTTCCGGCCGACGTACAACATGGCGGTCAACCTGGTGCTGAGGTCCGGGCGGGCCATGGCTCGTGAGGTGCTCGAGACATCGTTCGCGCAGTTCCAGGCGGACCGCGCCGTGGTCGGGCTGGCCCGGCAGGCGCGCGCGCACGCCGAGGCGCTCGAGGGCTACCGCGAGGCCATGGCCTGCGACCGTGGCGACATCGAGTCCTACCTCGAGCTTCGGCGCGAGATCGGCGATCGCGAGGCCGACCTGTCCCGGGAACGCTCGGGCGCGCGGCGACGCGCCGTCGTCGAGAGCCTCACCGGCCTGCGCCCCGGCGACGTGGTGGAGATCCCGCGCGGGCGCCGGTCCGGCTACGCCGTGGTGCTCGACGACGGCGGCACGCCCGGACTCGACGGGCCCACCCCGCTGGTCCTCATGCAGGACCGTCAGGTACGTCGGATCTCGGCGGACGAGGCGCCCGCCGGGGTACGTCGCTCCGGGCGGGTGCGGATCCCGCGGTCGTTCAACGCGCGCGACGCACGCGCCCGGCGGGACCTGGCCTCCTCGCTGCGCAATGCCCTCGCTGAAGGAAAGGCCGGCGATCCCGGGGGGAGTGCCCGGGCGCGGTCCGGCGCCGGTGACGACGCCGAGCTCGCCCGCCTGCGCGCCAGGCTCAAGGCCCACCCGTGCCACGGGTGCCCGGAGCGCGAGGACCACGTCCGCTGGGCTCATCGCACCCGCGGCCTGGCCGCGGAGCACGACGGCCTGGTGCGCCGGATCGAGTCCCGGACGTCATCCATCGCCCGGGACTTCGACCGCGTCTGCGAGATCCTCCTGACCCTCGGCTATCTGGACCTGGACGACGACGGCGAGACGGTCGTCACGACGGACGGTCGCTGGATGCGTCGGCTCTACGCCGAGCGCGACCTCGTGCTCGCGGAGTCGCTGCGGGCCGGGGCGTGGTCCGAGCTCGACGCGCCGGGCCTCGCGGCGCTGTGCTCGACGATCGTGTACACGTCCCGGTCCGAGGAGACGGAGTCGGCGCCGCGGTTGCCGGGCGGCCCCGGGGGCGCCGTGGCGCGCGCTGTCGAGGCGACGGTGCGGATCGCGGGCGAGATCGAGGAGCTCGAGCGGGAACGACGCCTGACGCCGACGCCGCCGGTCGATCCTGGGCTCGTGCGGGCCGTGCACCAGTGGGCGAACGGTGCGCCTCTCGCCACGGTCCTGGAGTCCGGCGATCTCGCGGCCGGCGACTTCGTCAGGTGGTGCCGGCAGGTCGTCGACCTCCTGGACCAAGTCGGGGGAGCCGCCCCCGACCCGAGCATGCGGGCGCGGGCGCGCGAGGCGACCGACCGGGTGCTGCGCGGGATCGTCGCGCAGTCCGCGGTCTGAGGACGACAGGACGACGTCGGGCGCGACACGCCGCACGACACGCCGGGCCGACTCGATCCAGGTGCCGTCAGACCGGTCATGCTGACCTGCGGTCTCGCCCGTCACCAGCGTGAACGCCCATCTTGACAGGCCGAGTCGCACCGGTAGATTCGCCTGCCGTACCACTTCGGCACGTATGGGCAGCGGACCGACCAAGGCGTCGTCGCCGCCCCTCGACCCGGGGCGGTCACCGACCGGGCTCGCGCGTTCACTAGACAACGGGTCACGACGCAGGTCAGCGTCCAGGCACGGACCGAAGGACGCGCGAGCCGGTCGGTCATTCCGGCGGGGCGCGCCACACGTCACGAGTCCGGCGCCGCCAGGAGCCGCGCGGCGGCGGGGATTCCTCGAACGCCAGCACGCCCGCTTATCCTGCTCCCGTGCCGTCGCCCCCGTCCCGAGCCTGGACCCTGCTCCTCGCCGCCGGTGGCGGGCTCCTCACCGACACGGCGTTCCCGATGCGGTCCTGGTGGCCGTTCGCCTTCCTGGGGATCGCGCTCCTCGCCCTCGCGCTGCGGCGTGACAGCGCCCGGTGGGCCTTCGTCGTCGGAACCGTGTGGGGCCTCGCCTTCTTCTCCGTGCACCTGTGGTGGGCGAACGACGCCGTCGGCTCCGTCCCGTGGGTGGCGCTCTCGGTGTTCGAGGCGTGCGCCGTCGGACTCTTCGGAGTCGCGTGGGCCTGGATCCGGCGGGTCCCGTGGATCGCCGCGCACACCACTGCCCAGACGTTCGCGTTCGCGTTCGCCTGGACCTCGATCGAGCAGCTGCGCTCGCAGGTGCCGTTCGGCGGGTTCCCGTGGGGGAAGCTCGCGTTCTCCCAGGTCGAGTCGCCCCTGCTGCGGCTGGCGTCCATCGGCGGCGCGCCGGTCGTCTCGGCGGTGGTCGCCGCGCTCGGGTTCCTGCTCGCCGTCGCCTGGTGGCGCCTGCGGACCCTGCGGATCGCCGCGACCGCGGGCGCCGTCGTCGTCACCGTGGGCGTCGTCGCCGCCTGCCTCGCGATCCCGCTCGACACCCGCGCCGAGAACGGCACGATGCGGATCGGTGCCGTTCAGGGCAACGTCGCCGAGCCGGGCCTCGGTGCCTTCGACAACGCCCGCGAGGTCACCGACAACCACGCGCGGGGCACCGAGGAGCTGGCCGAGGCGGAAGGGCCGGGCACGCTCGACGTCGTCGTCTGGCCCGAGAACGCCGCCGACTACGACCCGCGCAGCGACGCCGCCGCGGGCGATGCCGTGGAACGCGCCGCGCAGGCGGCCGAGGCGCCGATCCTCCTCGGCACGCAGCGGTTCGCGGACGACACCCGGTACAACGAGTCGATCCTGTGGGAGCCGGGGGTCGGCGCCACCCAGGTGTACGCGAAGCAGCGTCCGGCCCCGTTCGCCGAGTACATCCCGTTGCGCGACCTCGCCCGACGGTTCTCCTCGGCGGTGGACCTCGTGACCGTCGACATGTCCGCGGGCACGGAGGTGGGAGTCATCGACGTCCCGGTGGACAGCGGGAGCATCCCCGTGGGCCCGGTGATCTGCTTCGAGGTGGCCTACGACGACCTGGTGCGGGACGCCGTCGTCGCCGGGGCACAGGTGCTCGTGGTGCA includes these proteins:
- the tatC gene encoding twin-arginine translocase subunit TatC → MALGAHLRELRRRFLLITAGLAVGMVVGWVLYPYVFDAIQAPIVAQAEAGLDAQLNFVGVASAIDIKIKVSLFVGLVVSSPWWLYQVWAFIMPGLRSKEKRYAFGFVGAAVPLFLGGTFLAWSVLPNAVRLLTEFTPEGAANLIDASTYITFVMQFMIAFGLAFIMPLLMVLLTFIGIVRGQTWAKGWRWAVVGIFAFAAVATPTPDAISMILLALPICGLYGIALTVCLLHDRRRDRRLAEEDELAEAPASDEGAAGAAEA
- the lnt gene encoding apolipoprotein N-acyltransferase, yielding MPSPPSRAWTLLLAAGGGLLTDTAFPMRSWWPFAFLGIALLALALRRDSARWAFVVGTVWGLAFFSVHLWWANDAVGSVPWVALSVFEACAVGLFGVAWAWIRRVPWIAAHTTAQTFAFAFAWTSIEQLRSQVPFGGFPWGKLAFSQVESPLLRLASIGGAPVVSAVVAALGFLLAVAWWRLRTLRIAATAGAVVVTVGVVAACLAIPLDTRAENGTMRIGAVQGNVAEPGLGAFDNAREVTDNHARGTEELAEAEGPGTLDVVVWPENAADYDPRSDAAAGDAVERAAQAAEAPILLGTQRFADDTRYNESILWEPGVGATQVYAKQRPAPFAEYIPLRDLARRFSSAVDLVTVDMSAGTEVGVIDVPVDSGSIPVGPVICFEVAYDDLVRDAVVAGAQVLVVQTNNASFGYTAESEQQLAMTRFRAVELGRTAVQISTVGVSGVATPNGVLRHETELFTPAQFAETVPLRTSLTPAARLGDVPVITMAVLAAVAFVGGIATWRRRA
- a CDS encoding DEAD/DEAH box helicase, with product MTSPAERYAAYRRRAQTERTALAAFSRELDFDLDAFQVEACEALEAGRGVLVAAPTGAGKTVVGEFAVRLGLDEGRKSFYTTPIKALSNQKYLDLVRVHGAENVGLLTGDVTINGEAPVVVMTTEVLRNMIYAGSPTLDGLRYVVMDEVHYLADRFRGSVWEEVIILLAADVRLVSLSATVSNAEEFGQWLETVRGDTAVVVSEHRPVPLWQHMMVRNDVLDLYSSKVDPTDPGAHPPINPDILEAVRRAERTGSGSGAPHRARRGRGGRSTRDARRTGHQQVRPARRPVVVDRLDREGLLPAIVFVFSRAGCEDAVAAVVGSGITLTTEEEQRRIREIVEVRCAALPAEDLDVLGFWQFARALERGVAAHHAGLLPVFKETVEALFSAGLVKVVFATETLALGINMPARSVVLERLVKWDGREHVAVSAGEYTQLTGRAGRRGIDVEGHAVVLYASGTDPVAVAGLASRRTYPLRSSFRPTYNMAVNLVLRSGRAMAREVLETSFAQFQADRAVVGLARQARAHAEALEGYREAMACDRGDIESYLELRREIGDREADLSRERSGARRRAVVESLTGLRPGDVVEIPRGRRSGYAVVLDDGGTPGLDGPTPLVLMQDRQVRRISADEAPAGVRRSGRVRIPRSFNARDARARRDLASSLRNALAEGKAGDPGGSARARSGAGDDAELARLRARLKAHPCHGCPEREDHVRWAHRTRGLAAEHDGLVRRIESRTSSIARDFDRVCEILLTLGYLDLDDDGETVVTTDGRWMRRLYAERDLVLAESLRAGAWSELDAPGLAALCSTIVYTSRSEETESAPRLPGGPGGAVARAVEATVRIAGEIEELERERRLTPTPPVDPGLVRAVHQWANGAPLATVLESGDLAAGDFVRWCRQVVDLLDQVGGAAPDPSMRARAREATDRVLRGIVAQSAV
- a CDS encoding diacylglycerol/lipid kinase family protein, with translation MSPRGGHDRPRRSGQRLGLLVNPVAGRGKARRAGRGVEELLAASGHSVVDLSGATPTEARHRAESAVGSGDVDALIVVGGDGVVNLGANAVLGHDPHVPLGIVPAGSGNDAARGLRIPVGDVEAAVGVLLAALHAPRAIDAVEVERPTVPGRRWYVGVLSAGFDAAVNERANRMRRLRGRARYAAAVLGELRRFRGYTFALEVDGARSELAGTLVSVANGTAIGGGMRIAPGADLTDGLLDVVTADRVSRRELLRIFPRVYAGTHVDHDAVHVVHARSVLLDVGPGVSPLAPPPIAHADGEPIGALPLRATVRPGALRVLA